A window of Maioricimonas rarisocia genomic DNA:
GGTAGACGGCGCAGACGCCGCAGATCATGTAGGTCGGCGTCACGTAGCAACGCGACAGCGAACCCATGCCGACGCACCAGGCAGCCAGGATGGCGGCGATGTAGGGGAGCATCCGCCTGAGTTCGGGATGCTCGATCTCGATGCCGTCCCGCTTGATGCGATAGATGGCGTAGGCCGGCAGAAAGAAGCAGCCGAAGAACAGCATCCCGCCGAAGAACCCCATCTCCACGAAGGCATGCACGTAGGAATTGTGGGCGACGAGTCCGGCGACCTCTGCGTATTGACCTTCGCCGATGCCGAACAGGATGCGGCTGGATTTCAGCTGCATCAGGCCGTCGCTCCAGGCCTTGATACGCTGCTGGCCGGTCCCGCCGGAGATTTCGATGTTGCCGTGACGTCCCAGTGCGAGTGGTGCCGCGCATGCTCCGAGCGCACCCAATGCCAGTGCGACGCGGCCCCCCTTCAGTGTCGCCAGCCAGGTCATGCCGGCGGCACCGAATGCGAGCAGGCCGCCGCGGGAGAACGTGAAGTAATACGCGACGACCATCAGAGCCAGCGGCCCGAGCCAGAGCCAGCGGCGGCTTCCGAGTTGCTGGTCGAGCAGGAAGTAACCGGAGAGGATCGCCGTGACGGCAATCAGCAGGGACATGTCATTCGGGTCATGGAAGATGCCCAGCCCGCACAGGCGGAAGAACCAGATGTCTTCCCCTTCGTCGGTGACCCCCTTGCGGTCGGGAATGTGCCGCAGCATCCGCGGTTCGTCGCCGGCCTTCCAGCGGTCGTGGTCGATCGCCTCCCGCACTTCGCCGCTGGTCCGACCGGCCCACTCGCGAGTGAACTGAAAGTAATCCGAGAGACTCAGCGCGATCATTGCGGTCGAGCAGAGGGCGGTCGTCAGCAGGAACTGTCGCAGTCGCTCGGGCGTATTGATCGTGGCGACGAGAACCAGGTAGTACAGCGCCACCTTGGTCATCGCGATCACGCCGGTCGCCAGCCCCGCGAGATTGCCGGTCGTGACGTGAGAGAACGCGATGGCGACGATGACGCCCAGCACGCACAGGTTGATTGGCTGCTGGATCATTGTCGTCAGCCGGACCTGATTGTGCAGCGGTCGGATCGAACAGACGATGGCGGCCAGGATCAGGTACAGGTAGACCTGCAGATTCCCCAGCGACGGAATCAGTTCCGCCGGGCGCACGAACAGTGCCGCGTTCGCCATCAGGAAAAGCAGATAGGCCATGGTCGCTGGTTCTGTACCGTGATCGTTTCGACGCATTTCGAGCCGGTGCTGGCAGTCGCATTTCCGGCAGATCCGCTGCGACCGACGAGATCCGGACCATCGGCACGCACGGTGGGCGGACCGATCGCTCCAACTCTAGGTCACGCAGCAACGTTGATCGGGTGAAACATTGCGTCGCCGGCGATTCGCGCAGCATCGCGACTTCTTCAGGACCGACGCATTCGTGTTGCGCCGGCTGGTTGCAAAACGTCAACAGGTTTCGGGCCGCCTCAGGGGGAGCGCCGGACCGGTGGGGTGATTCCGGTGGTAGGGTTGTGGCGCCGGCGATACGGGGTGACGCGGCACTGCGTCCACGGCCGGTCGGAAGACTTCCTCAGACGAGTTCAGACGAGAGCGATCATGCCAGCAAGATCACTCCGGATTGCCGTGATGAGCAGCGGCCTGGGGCACATCGCCCGCGGCGTCGAAACCTGGGCCGACACGACGGCGACGGCGCTGCATGACCGGGGGACCGACGTCACGCTCTTCAAGGGAGGCGGGACGGCCGATCGCCCTTTCGAGAAGGTCGTCCGCTGCGCCCAACGTTATGCGTGGCTGGCCGAGACCTTGGCGAAGTGGACGCCCGGGTGGACGTGGCACATCGGCTGTGGATCCCCCTATGACGTCGAGCAGACGACGTTTGCGGCGGGCGTGCTTGGAACACTCCGGCGGGAGCACTACGACGTTGTCCACCTGCAGGATCCCTGGCTGGCCTACCTGCTCGAGCAAACCCGTGCGCTTCACGGGGCCAAGGTGATCCTGGGGAACGGCACCGAAGAGCCGCCGGAGTTCCTCGCGAAATTCGAGCACATTCAGGAACTGACGCCGTACTACCTCGAGCGGCACGGCGACCTTGGCGACCGAAAGTGGTTTGCCGCTCCCAACTTCATCGATGCAGACCGCTTCCGGCCGGGCGATCCTGCTGCTGCCAGGCGGGCGATGGGACTGCCCGAAGACGCGTTTGTGGTCCTGTCGGTCGCGGCATTGAACCGCTCGCGTAAAAGGCTCGACTGGATCATCCGGGAGTTCGCCCGCGCGGACATGCCCGCGGCGGTCCTCGTTCTGGCCGGGGCCGAGGAACCGGAGACGGCCGACCTTGTCGAAGAAGGCCGGCAGCTGCTGGGGAAGCGGCTGGTTGTGCGTACGAACGTTCCCTTCGACGAGATGCCGCAGGTCTATCACGCAGGCGATGTGCACGTTCTGGGATCGCTCCAGGAGGTGATGGGCATCAGTCTGGTCGAAGCGATGGCGAGCGGCCTCCCCTGCATCGGGCACTGCTGGCCGGCCACCGAGTGGGTGATCGGTGACGGTGGCAGCATCGTCGACATGCAGCAGCCGGGGAATCTGGCCGGGGAACTGCAACGTTACCGCGACGAGGAGTTTCGGCACGAGCGCGGCCAGGCGGCCCGCCGGCGCGTCGAGAACGTCTTCTCGATCGATGCCGTCATCACTCAGTATCTGGCGATGTACCGGACCGTCTGCGGACTGGAGCCGGTCGAGGACCAGGATTCGACGAAGGGTGCGGGCCGGGAACAGTCGACGGAGCGCGAACTCGTCGGCAGCGTCTGACGTGCAGTCGGGGGATTGACGCGGCGGTGTGACGGCTCCATCATTCGGGCGAAGTGACCGTCCCGATGCACCGTGTGCTTCCGTCCCTCTCGCCGATGACTGTGATGCCTCCCCTGCCCCCGCTGAAGATTGGATCGGTCGAGATCGGATTTCCGGTCGTCCAGGCGGCACTGAGCGGCTACAGCGACTGGCCGATGCGGGTGCTGGCCCGGCGATACGGAGCCTCGTACACGCTCAACGAGGTGATGCTGGACCGGTTCGCCGTCGAGGTGAAGGCGCGCGGTAAGACAGAGCACCACCTGCGACTGACGGATGAGGAGCATCCGGTCGGCGGGCAGCTGATGGGAGCCGACCCGGACGCATTCCCCCCGGCGGCCCGGCGGCTCGTCGAGTGCGGCTTCGACGTGATCGATATCAATTTCGGCTGCCCGGTGAAGTCCGCCATGGGGGGCTGTCGCGGCGGGTATCATCTCAGCCAGCCCGACGTGGCCCTCGAGATCGTCGGCAAGGTCCGCGATGCCGTGCCGGACGAGATTCCGGTGACGGTCAAGATGCGGCGGGGGATCGACGACACGCCGGCAAGCCGCGACCGTTTCTTCCGCATTATGGAAGGAGCATTTGCTCGGGGTGTCGCGGCCGTGACCGTGCACGGGCGGACGGTCGAACAGCGCTACGTCGGCCCCAGCAACTGGGACTTCCTGCGCGAAGTGAAGCAGCAGGCCGGCGACCGGCCGGTACTCGGCAGCGGGGACCTGTTCGACGCAGAATCCTGCCTGCGGATGATTCGCGAAACCGGAGTCGATGGCGTCACGGTGGCCCGCGGGGCGATTGCCAATCCGTGGATCTTCCAGCAGACGCGGGTCCTCGCTGCTGGAGAACCGTTGCCTGCTCCGCCCGGTGTCTTCGAGCAGCGGGAAACAATGCGGGAACACCTCTCTCTCTGTATCGAGGCGTACGGCCCGCAGAAGGGATTCGGAGCGTTCCGGAAGTTCTCCATCAAGTACACGCGGCTGCACCCGGAGTACGAACAGGTCCGCAATGCCTGCGCGACGGTCCGGACTCTGGAGGAGTGGGACGCGCATCTCGGGCGATGGTACTCGGATGACCGGCCGGGGCAGTATCCGCTCGTCGATGAAACCGCCGGGGCATCCGCAGGCTCTCGCTGACTGGTTTTTCCGCTACCGCCTAACCTGTGATGCGGCTGCAGGTTGCTGACGACGGTAGCGCCGGTGGCAAATCGGGGGTGCCTCCGATAGCATGGAAGTTTGTGCCTGAGCGATCCCCTGCGGTGGACATGTGTATGCATGTTTGACCGGGAGGAGTGCCGCGACCGCGGTGCTTGCGACGGCAATCTGATGACTTTTTCGCTGGAAACACGGCTGGCAAATGACGGAACAGCAGGTGACCGAAGAGGAACTGGTCGAGAAGGCACAGAATGCCCTGAATCAGTGCAACTGGGTGATCGGGGAGTGTGCGGCCCAGTGGACCCAACGGTACGCCCAGGGGCGTACCGACGCTGACTTTGGAGCCCGCATCGGGCTCAGTGGCGACCAGGTTTACCAGCGGCGACGTGTCTGGGAAACGTTTGCCGACGTCCACGACGACTACCCGAAGCTGAAGTGGTCGCACTTCTACGCGGCCCTCAACTGGGACGACGCTGCCGACTGTCTGCAGTGGGCCAATGAGATTGGTGCCACCGTCGCCGAGATGAAGGCCTGGCGTCGTGCTCAGCACGGCGAGGATCTGACGATCCAGGGTGAAGAGGGCGAACCGGCTCCCTTTGATTCTGACATGGAGAGCCCGGTCGAGTACCTTGCGCCGCAGACCGGTATGGTCCGGGATCCGGAATCGTTCGGCGGCGGTGAGGGCGGGGACGCAGGCGAACTCGTCGGGGCGGCGGCTGGGAGCAGCAACGAACTGACGGCGGCCGGTCACCCGCGGCAGATTGCCGAATCGGCGTCGGCTTCAGAAGAGGCCTACGCTCCGTTCAGCAAGGGGGCACGCGGTTCGGCGGAAGGCTCGGACTCGGAAGCGAAGGCGGCTCCGTCCGCCGAGCAGGTGATCAAGCGGCTCGCGTCGGCAATCGAGCGGTGCAATACCACGCTGACGCCGGCGATCATCGAGCGGTTTCCGAACCTGCCTCCCGAACTCCAGCAGCGGTTTCTCAAGGCTGTGGACGACCTGATGGAGCGATCCGAAGGGCTTCGCTGATCGGCGCGGCCGGCGGGGGGGAACCTGCTCGAGTTCACCCGGTTACTTGACGGGAGGTGCCAGGCATGTCTGAGAGTCCCACCGGTTCCCCGCCCGAGCGTCCGAATGCCCGGGGCGGCCAGCGCGTCAATGGCTGGCTGGTCGTCGCCCTGCTGCTGGTGGTGGCGGCCCTGCTGCTGCGGTACCGGCTGCCGATTCTCAGCGATCTTCGCGATCCCGATGCCAAACCCCGGGCCGTCACGCCGCGGGGTGAACTGGCGGACGTCGAGAAGACACAGATCGAGATTTTTCGCGAGGCGTCCGTCTCCGTCGTACACATTACGACGGCCGCACTGGCACGGACGTCCGATTTTGGTGTGGCGCGCGTCCCCCAGGGGACCGGGACCGGCTTCGTGTGGAGCGAAGACGGTTACATTGTCACGAACTTCCACGTGGTCAGCGGGGCGCAGTCGGCGGTCGTGACGCTCGCAGACAACTCGACGTACACCGCATCCCTCGTCGGGCTGGAACCCTCCAAGGACCTCGCGGTCCTGAAGATCAACGCGGAACGGGGAGCGCTGCGGGCGATCCCGGTCGGTCAGTCATCGGAGTTGCAGGTCGGCCAGAACGTCTACGCGATCGGCAGTCCGTTCGGTCTGCAGCAGACGCTGACGACCGGAGTCATCAGCGGCCTCGGACGGGAGATCCGCTCGCTCAACAACGCCGTGATCCGGGACGTGATCCAGACGGATGCCGCGATCAACCCCGGCAACTCCGGCGGGCCGCTGCTCGACAGTGCCGGTCGACTGATCGGCGTGAACACGGCGATCTACAGCAACTCCGGGAGCAGCGCCGGCATCGGGTTCGCGATTCCCGTCGATACGGTCAATCGCATTATTCCGGATCTGATCCGCTACGGACGGGTCGAGCGGCCCGCGCTGGGCGTCGAAATCGTTCCTGATTCGGTGCTCGAAGACATGCGGCGCAACGGTATCGCCGGTCTCGACTCGGAGGGGGTTCTGATCCAGACCGTGCTGCCGGGCAGCGCCGCCGAGCAGGCAGGCCTCCAGGGGACGCGGTTCGATACGGAAGAGCGCCGATATGTGCTGGGGGACCTGATCGTGGCGTTCGACGAGGCGCCCGTCACAAAGGCAGCGGATCTGTTCGATGCGCTCGACAATGCTGCGGTGGGCGAGACCGTAACGCTGACTGTCATTCGCGCTGGTGAGTCCATCGAGGTCGAACTCACCCTGCAGCCCCTGCCGACCCTGAACCCGTAGCTTTCCGGGGCGACCGGCTCCCGCGTAGTCAACATCGCATGCAACTGTCAAGTCAGTTTCTGCGCCCAAGGTCCGCAAAGATCCGGAGAAAGTTAAAGATTCTAAGTGTCGCCTTGATAGGGGATTGCGGATGTTGGTCGGGAAAATCCGAAAGAAGCGCCGAAAGGAATCCCCAATTGGGACGTTGATTCATGCAGAGACGTCACTAAACATTCGTTGAGGCCGATACTTGATGTGCGGCCTCCTGCCCGGAACAAATCACGGAGGAGAAGCCATGCTCGTGCTAACGAGGAAAATCGGGGAAGAGATCCTGATCGACGGCGAGATCGTCCTGAAGGTCTCGGAGATCCAGGGGAACCGCGTCAAGTTATGCGTGGAAGCCCCCAGGTCGCGTCGGATTCTGCGCGGAGAGGTGGCCGAGAGATCGGGAGCCGTTCCCGCTGCTCAGCCGAATGCGGTTTCGCGGCGCGAGTCGAGGTCGGACGATGCGGTTTCAGGATCCACGTTCATCAATGCTCAGTAGATGATGCCGCCGTGTCGCGCGGACAATCGCGGCGTCGATCAACGTGAGGAGGCCAATCGACGGGCCCGCTTCATCATGATCTGACAGACGGGCCTTCTCTGGCGGTGTTCAGTCCGCCATTTCTCTCGACACATCATGCAGAAAAACCCGGGAAAATTCTTTCCCCGGGTCTGCGATCTGACCTGCGTCAAATCCCGGTCTGGTGAGACGCATTCGCGTCGATGACCCGCATCACTTCTGACGGGCACGGTCCCGTTGCAGTCCGTTGCGGATCTCTTCCTCCGAAAGCTTTCCGTCGGCATCGGTATCAATGTCGTCGAAACGCTGACGGAGTCGGTCCGGCACTTCGTCTTTGGACAGGAAACCGTCTCCGTCCCGATCCAGTGCCTTCAGTCCGTCCCGGCGGTTCGCATTCTGCCCGGGGCCTCTCCGCCCCTGAAACAGACGCTGCATCTCTTTCTGTGAGAGCTTGCCGTCGTTGTCGGCGTCCATTTGGCGGAACCGCTCGTCGTTGAGACGCGGCGGAGCTTCGGACTTCGAAATGAAGCCATCGCCGTCACTGTCGAGCTGACGGAACATCGCCGAACCATCGCGACCCGCTGCGTCCGGTCGGCCCGGTGCATCGCCCGGACGACGGGGCCTGGCGGGCGAATTGGCATTCGGCCGCCGCGAGTCCGCTTCCATCCGTCCGCGGCCGTTCATCGCGCCGCCGATCAACTCAGGTGGATCGAGCTGACCGTCCTGGTTCCGATCGAGTTCATCGAAGTGCTGTGCGGCTTTCGCCAGCTCGTCCCGGCTGATGCGCCCGTCTCCGTCCTGATCGAGGACCCGCAGCAGAGCCGGACCGCGCCCCTGCCCTTCCGGTCGTGGCTGGCCCTCCCGGCCCTGTGGTGCCGGTCGTTCGCGGGGAGTTTCCATGACGCCGGGGATCCGGCTGAGGTCGATCTCGTCCGTGCCGAATCGATCGAAGAGGGGCTGCAGACGTTCGCGGGCCGGTTCCGGAATCTCGTCCTTCGAGATCTTGCCATCATTGTTGCGGTCCATCCGCTTCAGGAACTCCAGCCGGCGCGTGGCATCATCGCCACCCGGACGCCCCATGCCCCGCATCGCTCCACTGAACTCTTCGTAAGTGACTTCGTCCTTGTCGAGCCGTTCGAACAGGGGGCGCATCCGCTCCTGCAGCATGTCGGGAAGTTCGTCGAGGGCGAGTTTGCCGTCGCCGTTCCGGTCCAGTTGACGGAACATCGCTTCGGGATTCTGTCCGCGCCCCCGTCCCCGCCCACCCTGCTGGGGGGCCTGCACGGGACGATCTTCGGCGGAAGTGGCCGCCTCGTACTCGTCGCGGCTGAGGATGCCATCTTCGTTTTTGTCGCCGACCCGCAGCAGGCGATCGAAGAAGCGTTTCTGGTCGTCGTTGAGTTCGTCGGCGGTCAGCCGACCGTCGCTGTTGCCATCAAGCTGAGAGAAGAGACTCTCGGAAGCGTCATCCGCGAAAGCCGGTGCGGGAACTGCCGCAGCCACGAGCAGGGCCGCGGTGGTCGCAATAAGCAAACGAAGCATGGGGATTTCCTCCTGGGGTTGAGGGGAGGCGCTGTGCCTCCTCCTCTTCTTTGAACCCCGGGAGCCGGCCGGTGTTTCGCTTGAAGCGGTCACCAGCCCGGAAAATCCGTCGTGTGATCGTCTTCGACGATCTGCAGGAGACGTGTCAGTTCTCGTTCGGCAGCGAGAAGTTGACGAACAGAGCGCCCCGTTCATCAGGAACCGCGTAGCTGCCGGTCGTGGGCAGGTACTTGCGGATCACGTCGAATTCCGGCAGTTTGCTGAAGTCGATCTTCCCCTCGGTCACGGCATCGAGCTGGCCGCTGCGGACCATCTCGTAGACGGCACGCACCTGGGCGTCCGGCTTCTGGTAGCCGATGATCGACAGCTTCTCCGGCATGTGGGAGGCGATGCGCTGGAAGTCCTCGGAATCCGCCAGGGGATTCTCCGCTTCGTCACGCCGGATCACATCTTCGAGCATACGGGCGTGCGTTGCGAACAGCAGAAAACCGCGGGTAATCGCCGCTGCCGGGTCCATGCCACCGGAGCCGGCCTGCTCGGCTTCGTAAATCGTGGTTCCCTGGAAGTCCCGTTCGGTCAGTTCCACGCCGTTGGTTGCCTTGATGGCGTTCAGGACTTCCCGCATGCGGTCTTCGTCCTTGAGCTGCAGGGCGAAGAGCATCCGCTGATCTTCGATGCCGGCGTCGGGCGGCAGGTCGGAGAGGAAATGCATTTCCCCCGTGAACTGGTCGATCAGGTCCTCCTTCGGGTGGATCATCGGACCGCCCGGCTGCTGGGCGACCTGGTCGACCATCCGGTCGAAGCCGCCGGCCTGACCGGTGAACAGATCGTACAGCGTTTCCACTGCGGTGTAGGCGGCCTGGAGGTTCCAGTTGACGGCAGAATACTGTGCGACGTCGGCCGAGACCCAGCGGGGCGGTCCCTGAGCGATGGCCGGGAACTCGAAGACCTTCAGGATGCCCGACGCGGGCTGCTCGACGTACAGAAACGTCTTGGTGACCGAATCGAATTCGTCGGTCGCCATGTCCATGGTGCCGCCCATCCCCTTGAACCGATCCAGTCCGAGCAGCGGGAGGAAGGTCATGACGGTCATCGACTGCATGGCCAGATCTTCATTGCTGGACATGACGGCCCGCACGAGATCGATCGGACTGACATACCAGGCCATCAGGGGGCGACCGTCCCGTCCCACTTCGCAGGCCTCGAGGATGTAGGAGTAAACGCTCGACCCGGCGAAGGTGCGATCGTTTTCGCCGTCCCAGCGGACCAGGACATCTTCCATGATTCCCGTGTCGGCACTGAGCGTCAGCACAAGACGGCCGTCGCGGATGACGTAGGCGAACGTGCTGAAGATGCCTGCGTCTTCCGGAAGCGCGTAGGCGGTGATGTCCGTTCCTTCGAACTGCTCGACCTGGGCTTCGCTCTGCTGATCCTTCAGGGCTTCATCCAGCGTTTCCAGAAGTCGCTCGAGCGTGTCCCCCCGCTCGCGGACATCAATGATCGCGATCAGAGAGAGACGACGTCCTGCGGGCATGACGGCCGCGAAAGCCACCTCGCCGGTCGGGAAGTCGGCCAGCTCGTGCAGCGAGAAGCCCAGTTCGGCTTCGACTTCGGGAAGGTACTCGTCGAAGAGATCGACGATCTCGGCGTTGAACGGCTGCAGTTCCGGGTCATGGATCATCTGCCCCGTCATCGTCTCGCCGAAGCGACTCTTCAGCTCTTTGATGTCCGAGAGGGACAGGTATGCGAGAACGCCCGGAGGCAGGAGTTGATCGGCCGGGACCGGATCCGCTCCGCGTACCATGCCCGGAAGGACCACCAGGGCGGCCATCACGGCCAGCCAACCTCGAAACGCGCAACAGAGAGAGCTCATTCTTTGACTTCCTTGAAGTGTCGCGTTGTCATCGTGTCGCAGTCGAACGTCCCGTACGGGAAACCATCGCACCGCAGAAAGCGACCTCGTGAACCATCGCCCGATCGATCACTGGACGCCCAGACGTTCTGTTCCCACTGGCTGACGCGATTGTAGCGATTGCCTCAGCGTGTGCACAGATTCGCCATTTCCACATCGGCCCTTCCCCCACGTCGTTCATCGCGAATTGGTAACGCCATCCGCATCGTCAGATTTCCCGGCGCCGGAGACGGGCACTCTCATTTGCATCGAACGACATTGATGCATAAACTGAACTTCAGCGAGCTGAAGTCCGAACCATCAGAAAGTGTGGTTCTGGCTTCTCGCCCGCGACCTCAGGTATGCAGCGGCATCACGGAAGCGGCACGCACCTGAGTCCGATACCCACCCCGCCGTTCGCCTGGCGGACCACGATCGTCA
This region includes:
- a CDS encoding DUF3352 domain-containing protein; this translates as MSSLCCAFRGWLAVMAALVVLPGMVRGADPVPADQLLPPGVLAYLSLSDIKELKSRFGETMTGQMIHDPELQPFNAEIVDLFDEYLPEVEAELGFSLHELADFPTGEVAFAAVMPAGRRLSLIAIIDVRERGDTLERLLETLDEALKDQQSEAQVEQFEGTDITAYALPEDAGIFSTFAYVIRDGRLVLTLSADTGIMEDVLVRWDGENDRTFAGSSVYSYILEACEVGRDGRPLMAWYVSPIDLVRAVMSSNEDLAMQSMTVMTFLPLLGLDRFKGMGGTMDMATDEFDSVTKTFLYVEQPASGILKVFEFPAIAQGPPRWVSADVAQYSAVNWNLQAAYTAVETLYDLFTGQAGGFDRMVDQVAQQPGGPMIHPKEDLIDQFTGEMHFLSDLPPDAGIEDQRMLFALQLKDEDRMREVLNAIKATNGVELTERDFQGTTIYEAEQAGSGGMDPAAAITRGFLLFATHARMLEDVIRRDEAENPLADSEDFQRIASHMPEKLSIIGYQKPDAQVRAVYEMVRSGQLDAVTEGKIDFSKLPEFDVIRKYLPTTGSYAVPDERGALFVNFSLPNEN
- a CDS encoding carbon storage regulator, whose translation is MLVLTRKIGEEILIDGEIVLKVSEIQGNRVKLCVEAPRSRRILRGEVAERSGAVPAAQPNAVSRRESRSDDAVSGSTFINAQ
- a CDS encoding O-antigen ligase family protein gives rise to the protein MAYLLFLMANAALFVRPAELIPSLGNLQVYLYLILAAIVCSIRPLHNQVRLTTMIQQPINLCVLGVIVAIAFSHVTTGNLAGLATGVIAMTKVALYYLVLVATINTPERLRQFLLTTALCSTAMIALSLSDYFQFTREWAGRTSGEVREAIDHDRWKAGDEPRMLRHIPDRKGVTDEGEDIWFFRLCGLGIFHDPNDMSLLIAVTAILSGYFLLDQQLGSRRWLWLGPLALMVVAYYFTFSRGGLLAFGAAGMTWLATLKGGRVALALGALGACAAPLALGRHGNIEISGGTGQQRIKAWSDGLMQLKSSRILFGIGEGQYAEVAGLVAHNSYVHAFVEMGFFGGMLFFGCFFLPAYAIYRIKRDGIEIEHPELRRMLPYIAAILAAWCVGMGSLSRCYVTPTYMICGVCAVYLNLVGYYRARVRPVLRLNWFISQRLFVASAGLLVCCFLFVRIFARWG
- a CDS encoding tRNA dihydrouridine synthase — translated: MHRVLPSLSPMTVMPPLPPLKIGSVEIGFPVVQAALSGYSDWPMRVLARRYGASYTLNEVMLDRFAVEVKARGKTEHHLRLTDEEHPVGGQLMGADPDAFPPAARRLVECGFDVIDINFGCPVKSAMGGCRGGYHLSQPDVALEIVGKVRDAVPDEIPVTVKMRRGIDDTPASRDRFFRIMEGAFARGVAAVTVHGRTVEQRYVGPSNWDFLREVKQQAGDRPVLGSGDLFDAESCLRMIRETGVDGVTVARGAIANPWIFQQTRVLAAGEPLPAPPGVFEQRETMREHLSLCIEAYGPQKGFGAFRKFSIKYTRLHPEYEQVRNACATVRTLEEWDAHLGRWYSDDRPGQYPLVDETAGASAGSR
- a CDS encoding glycosyltransferase family 4 protein, which encodes MPARSLRIAVMSSGLGHIARGVETWADTTATALHDRGTDVTLFKGGGTADRPFEKVVRCAQRYAWLAETLAKWTPGWTWHIGCGSPYDVEQTTFAAGVLGTLRREHYDVVHLQDPWLAYLLEQTRALHGAKVILGNGTEEPPEFLAKFEHIQELTPYYLERHGDLGDRKWFAAPNFIDADRFRPGDPAAARRAMGLPEDAFVVLSVAALNRSRKRLDWIIREFARADMPAAVLVLAGAEEPETADLVEEGRQLLGKRLVVRTNVPFDEMPQVYHAGDVHVLGSLQEVMGISLVEAMASGLPCIGHCWPATEWVIGDGGSIVDMQQPGNLAGELQRYRDEEFRHERGQAARRRVENVFSIDAVITQYLAMYRTVCGLEPVEDQDSTKGAGREQSTERELVGSV
- a CDS encoding EF-hand domain-containing protein; the encoded protein is MLRLLIATTAALLVAAAVPAPAFADDASESLFSQLDGNSDGRLTADELNDDQKRFFDRLLRVGDKNEDGILSRDEYEAATSAEDRPVQAPQQGGRGRGRGQNPEAMFRQLDRNGDGKLALDELPDMLQERMRPLFERLDKDEVTYEEFSGAMRGMGRPGGDDATRRLEFLKRMDRNNDGKISKDEIPEPARERLQPLFDRFGTDEIDLSRIPGVMETPRERPAPQGREGQPRPEGQGRGPALLRVLDQDGDGRISRDELAKAAQHFDELDRNQDGQLDPPELIGGAMNGRGRMEADSRRPNANSPARPRRPGDAPGRPDAAGRDGSAMFRQLDSDGDGFISKSEAPPRLNDERFRQMDADNDGKLSQKEMQRLFQGRRGPGQNANRRDGLKALDRDGDGFLSKDEVPDRLRQRFDDIDTDADGKLSEEEIRNGLQRDRARQK
- a CDS encoding S1C family serine protease is translated as MSESPTGSPPERPNARGGQRVNGWLVVALLLVVAALLLRYRLPILSDLRDPDAKPRAVTPRGELADVEKTQIEIFREASVSVVHITTAALARTSDFGVARVPQGTGTGFVWSEDGYIVTNFHVVSGAQSAVVTLADNSTYTASLVGLEPSKDLAVLKINAERGALRAIPVGQSSELQVGQNVYAIGSPFGLQQTLTTGVISGLGREIRSLNNAVIRDVIQTDAAINPGNSGGPLLDSAGRLIGVNTAIYSNSGSSAGIGFAIPVDTVNRIIPDLIRYGRVERPALGVEIVPDSVLEDMRRNGIAGLDSEGVLIQTVLPGSAAEQAGLQGTRFDTEERRYVLGDLIVAFDEAPVTKAADLFDALDNAAVGETVTLTVIRAGESIEVELTLQPLPTLNP